One Salvia miltiorrhiza cultivar Shanhuang (shh) unplaced genomic scaffold, IMPLAD_Smil_shh original_scaffold_386, whole genome shotgun sequence genomic window carries:
- the LOC131004391 gene encoding uncharacterized protein LOC131004391 — MSKDYGDSYDWEWMASLQTWIEVKVIEDRIRERGRLALAQQGKGPIITPMVSDELPVSSSPANCDAYPDSFFLCEENWQHREMGDAELRMLKILLPAFFLLPKVD, encoded by the exons ATGTCGAAAGACTACGGTGATTCATATGATTGGGAATGGATGGCTTCTTTACAGACATGGATCGAGGTCAAGGTGATTGAAGATCGAATCAGAGAACGGGGTCGCTTGGCTTTAGCCCAACAAGGTAAAGGCCCTATCATTACTCCTATGGTCTCCGATGAACTGCCTGTATCATCTTCTCCTGCTAATTGTGATGCTTACCCCGATTCCTTTTTTCTGTGTGAGGAAAATTGGCAACACAGGGAAATGGGTGATGCGGAGTTGCGGATGTTAAAAATCCTGCTTCCTGCCTTTTTTCTG CTGCCCAAAGTCGACTAA